The following proteins are co-located in the Apium graveolens cultivar Ventura chromosome 5, ASM990537v1, whole genome shotgun sequence genome:
- the LOC141659025 gene encoding nuclear pore complex protein NUP214 isoform X1, giving the protein MAAIHKELRDEVEGKQIGSKNYQFSLIGEPISIDSNADSSIYDLEKPPSQPLALSERFGLLFIAHSTGFCVAKTRDVIEASKKSEGRASVQELSVVDVPIGKVSILALSADSLTLVVSVDGSAKLHFFSVSELLNKEQKPYFSCLVEDSSGIKDIRWTKRLDQEYLVLLENGKLYHGRGQDYLKNVADDVDAVEWSMRGDFLAVARNKVISILSSSFDEKLSISFSMKSSVGDPDVNSSMQVDCIRWVRPDCIILGCLKLGDDGTEEGYLIQAITSQEGEITNPSSPAVRLFNDAFLGYMVDAVPFASSPHMFLSYLDQCQLLIITNRKTVDQHIVLFDCSTDDKEVVMIEFLNDSWTPRIDFQGNGEDNIIIGLSIDNVSQDKQAKINFGEENEVLPCCVLVCLTVDGKLTFFHFASAIGNLAQQEANCTSSVENVPVPVPTELQLSEVLPKADEQKRGAEGTKESAADHKSVHANISQIISHDDYTSGKEKVEQVLDSQTINTQAKMTPFVDLNYNGKGQLSNLPEQVRNDVPDGFGVHGALPAQTGATAVQDTSFKSISSGPSISSSPAEGRTSMFSSSKFQMNQSNANSTTHVQPQKQLPSKDFVSSFNSTPHTNRPQGNVEFSPQSRSPQVPSREKFVLDSSSNPAATATSSRLPSSKGLGPGPNLSRQFLSVEEMTKELDVLFEHIEGLGGFGDASMSEQKNSVIALEKGIRTLSEKCGNWKGIMEKRLAKIQLILEKTVQALARKIYMEGIVKQATDSRYWDLWDHQKLSPELELKRRHLLELNQELTNQLIGLDKHFNSLELNQFSESAGSQMNPRTIQSKHGSSRYVNSLHSLQNTMSSQLAAADQLSKCLSKQMAVLSIESPSIKKQNVKRDLFETIGIPYNDASFISPGERKASNTSSKQDRLSLSSSVAAKEQSWRKDSTMLKSSEPETARRRRDSLDRNWSNFNPPKTTVKRMLLQENRQSLKTGRSSLVIDQQLFNRELERSAFVATEPSTSSSATISNSFKVTQNATTSRSPEIASTLFKTELQNASQPRTNLFPLLSQSTQNSGSGINKLFVNVSKSTMQSEIDLQQTPASSTRFSEKILPSPKKTNTVPNSSNNQLGLSGLASSNLKHEPVVTESLFSDKSSKNQSSAVLAFGSAPSFSYPGTMKSNPSQFPEASSSLMSYSTSGLHSVIDLSPPPPKPASPAVSSSTVSSGSLTINSNASVPKLPLHGSVASASISQPSENVLNSSVTPSLNFSYKTPSTELVKPSIETDKKSEMLNSTLNSGLQRGRSDLKLEPPVTSKPTSDISTSSQSGIQFSFSVSDSATKPNPEQPSPAAVQSSASLAGLATANDQKIDNSAGIYTQEDEMEEEAPEESTLGSLGGFGIGTIPTPAAKPNPFGGSFTITSSPPNPPFSMTVPGGELFKPASFSFPSQQPSQPTQSSNFASFTSGLSGGTTVQVPTGGFGHSAQTGGGQQALGSVLGSFGQSRQLGAGLPGTGIASTGGFGGFSGNQSAGGFVGNQPTGGFSSAAAVGGFASLASAGGGFSGIASAGSGFSGVASSGSGFSGGGFSGFGDVPPTGGGFGGAASGTFPSTGGGFGGFNNQGSGGFSSFSGSGGSVRPPPNLLTQMRK; this is encoded by the exons ATGGCTGCAATCCACAAAGAATTGCGAGATGAAGTTGAAGGCAAACAAATTGGCTCCAAAAACTACCAGTTTTCCCTTATAGGTGAACCTATATCCATCGATTCCAATGCCGATTCCTCTATTTACGATCTCGAAAAGCCTCCGTCGCAGCCTCTGGCACTTTCGGAACGATTCGGACTCCTCTTTATCGCCCATTCCACCG GTTTTTGTGTTGCAAAGACACGAGACGTAATTGAGGCGTCGAAGAAGAGCGAAGGTAGAGCCTCGGTACAGGAGTTGAGTGTGGTGGATGTGCCAATCGGGAAGGTTTCGATACTGGCGTTGTCTGCTGACTCGTTGACACTTGTTGTTTCGGTTGATGGTTCTGCTAAGCTTCATTTCTTCTCGGTTTCTGAGCTGCTTAATAAG GAGCAGAAGCCTTATTTCTCCTGCTTGGTTGAAGACTCTAGTGGAATCAAGGACATAAGATGGACCAAGCGTCTGGACCAAGAATATCTTGTTCTTTTAGAAAATGGGAAGTTATATCATGGGCGTGGTCAAGATTATCTTAAGAATGTTGCAGACGATGTTGATGCCG TTGAATGGAGTATGAGAGGTGATTTTCTTGCTGTGGCAAGAAACAAAGTTATTAGCATTCTATCTTCAAGTTTTGATGAAAAATTGAGCATTTCTTTCTCAATGAAATCATCTGTGGGAGATCCTGATGTTAACAGCAGCATGCAAG TTGATTGCATCAGGTGGGTTCGTCCAGATTGCATTATTTTAGGGTGCTTAAAGTTAGGTGACGATGGTACCGAGGAGGGTTACCTTATCCAAGCTATCACAAGCCAGGAGGGAGAAATCACTAAT CCCTCCTCTCCGGCTGTAAGACTGTTTAATGATGCGTTTCTCGGTTATATGGTTGATGCTGTGCCCTTTGCTAGTAGTCCACATATGTTCCTGAGTTATCTAGACCAATG TCAGCTTTTAATTATTACCAATAGAAAAACTGTCGATCAGCACATTGTGCTATTTGATTGCTCGACAGATGACAAGGAAGTTGTGATGATTGAATTTCTTAATGATTCGTGGACACCAAGGATTGATTTTCAAG GTAATGGCGAAGATAATATAATTATTGGCCTCTCGATAGATAATGTATCCCAAGATAAACAGGCTAAGATCAATTTTGGAGAAGAAAATGAAGTTCTCCCTTGCTGTGTACTTGTGTGCCTTACTGTTGATGGAAAGCTTACCTTTTTCCATTTTGCAAG TGCAATAGGCAATTTAGCCCAACAGGAAGCTAACTGTACAAGCTCAGTCGAGAATGTTCCTGTACCAGTACCCACAGAACTTCAACTGTCTGAGGTTCTGCCAAAAGCTGATGAACAAAAGAGGGGGGCTGAGGGAACCAAAGAATCTGCTGCGGATCACAAGTCTGTACATGCCAACATTTCTCAAATTATATCTCATGATGATTATACTAGTGGAAAAGAGAAAGTCGAGCAAGTTCTGGATTCACAGACCATTAACACACAAGCAAAAATGACTCCTTTTGTAGATTTAAATTATAATGGAAAGGGCCAGCTATCAAATTTACCTGAACAAG TTCGCAACGATGTGCCAGATGGTTTCGGGGTTCACGGAGCATTACCAGCACAGACAGGAGCAACTGCTGTACAGGACACATCATTTAAGTCAATTTCAAGTGGACCATCCATTTCATCTAGTCCTGCTGAGGGAAGGACGTCAATGTTTTCTTCTAGTAAATTTCAAATGAATCAATCGAATGCCAATAGTACTACACATGTTCAACCCCAAAAACAATTGCCTTCTAAAGATTTTGTTAGCTCTTTTAATTCCACTCCTCATACGAACAGACCTCAAGGGAATGTAGAGTTTTCACCGCAATCACGTAGCCCACAAGTTCCATCCAGAGAAAAGTTTGTGTTGGATAGTTCTTCCAACCCGGCTGCTACCGCTACAAGTTCCCGATTACCATCTTCAAAGGGGCTGGGTCCTGGACCAAACTTGTCGAGACAATTCCTCAGT GTTGAAGAGATGACCAAAGAATTGGATGTCCTTTTTGAACACATAGAAGGACTTGGTGGCTTTGGTGATGCCTCCATGTCTGAGCAAAAAAACTCAGTTATTGCACTGGAAAAAGGGATTCGGACTTTGTCCGAAAAATGCGGAAATTGGAAG GGTATCATGGAGAAGAGACTTGCTAAGATCCAACTCATTCTTGAAAAGACTGTTCAAG CTTTAGCGAGGAAGATATACATGGAAGGCATTGTCAAGCAGGCGACGGATAGCCGATATTGGGATCTGTGGGATCATCAAAAGTTGAGTCCCGAACTAGAGTTAAAGCGGCGGCACTTATTAGAACTAAACCAG GAGTTAACCAATCAGCTTATTGGTCTGGATAAACATTTTAACTCTCTTGAGCTCAATCAATTTTCCGAAAGTGCTGGTTCTCAAATGAATCCTAGAACTATTCAAAGCAAGCATGGGTCATCAAG ATATGTAAACTCCTTGCATAGTTTACAAAATACAATGAGCTCACAACTAGCAGCTGCTGATCAACTTTCTAAATGTCTCTCTAAGCAAATGGCTGTCCTGAGCATCGAGTCACCCTCCATCAAAAAACAAAATGTGAAAAGAGATTTATTTGAAACAATAGGCATCCCATATAATGATGCCTCTTTCATTTCTCCGGGTGAAAGAAAAGCTTCAAATACCTCTTCAAAACAGGACCGCCTGAGTTTGTCAAGTTCTGTCGCTGCTAAAGAACAATCCTGGAGAAAAGATTCAACCATGCTAAAAAGTTCTGAACCAGAAACTGCAAGGAGACGCAGAGATTCGTTGGACAGG AACTGGTCTAATTTTAACCCTCCAAAAACAACTGTAAAAAGAATGCTTCTGCAAGAAAATCGCCAGAGTCTGAAAACTGGCAGGTCATCCCTTGTGATTGACCAGCAACTCTTTAATCGTGAATTGGAGAGATCAGCATTTGTTGCTACAGAACCATCTACCAGCAGCTCAGCTACCATTTCAAATTCATTCAAAG TTACACAAAATGCAACTACATCAAGGTCTCCGGAGATTGCGTCGACATTGTTTAAAACTGAACTACAAAATGCTTCACAACCTAGGACAAATTTATTCCCCTTGCTATCACAGTCGACTCAAAATTCGGGGAGTGGGATTAATAAACTTTTTGTTAATGTTTCCAAGTCGACAATGCAATCTGAAATTGACCTTCAGCAAACACCTGCAAGTTCCACTAGGTTTTCTGAAAAAATTCTCCCATCCCCGAAGAAAACAAACACAGTTCCAAATTCAAGTAACAACCAGCTTGGGCTATCTGGACTTGCGAGTAGTAACTTAAAGCATGAACCTGTAGTCACCGAAAGTTTGTTCTCTGATAAAAGTAGCAAAAATCAGTCCTCTGCTGTGCTAGCCTTTGGTTCAGCGCCCAGTTTTTCCTACCCTGGGACCATGAAAAGCAATCCCAGTCAATTTCCGGAAGCCTCATCGTCATTGATGTCGTATTCAACTTCCGGATTACACTCAGTGATTGACTTGTCACCGCCCCCTCCAAAACCAGCTTCCCCAGCTGTCTCATCTTCCACTGTATCATCAGGTAGCTTGACAATTAATTCTAATGCCAGTGTTCCAAAACTACCCCTGCATGGATCAGTAGCTTCTGCTTCGATTTCTCAGCCATCGGAAAATGTACTAAATTCATCTGTCACGCCTTCTTTAAATTTCTCATACAAGACTCCCAGCACTGAATTAGTCAAGCCAAGCATCGAAACAGATAAGAAGTCTGAAATGCTGAATTCAACTTTAAATTCTGGATTACAAAGAGGTAGATCTGACCTAAAACTTGAACCTCCTGTAACATCAAAGCCTACAAGTGACATATCAACCTCTTCACAGTCTGGAATTCAATTCAGTTTCAGTGTTTCAGATTCAGCCACAAAACCTAATCCAGAACAACCGTCTCCTGCTGCTGTCCAATCTTCAGCTTCTCTTGCAGGTCTTGCAACTGCAAATGATCAGAAAATTGATAATTCAGCTGGAATATATACACAAGAGGATGAAATGGAAGAGGAAGCTCCTGAAGAAAGTACATTAGGTAGTCTTGGTGGGTTTGGAATTGGAACTATTCCTACTCCTGCTGCTAAACCAAATCCATTTGGTGGTTCTTTTACTATCACTAGTAGTCCACCAAACCCTCCATTTTCGATGACAGTTCCTGGTGGTGAGCTGTTTAAACCGGCATCTTTTAGCTTTCCATCTCAGCAGCCCTCTCAACCAACTCAGTCTTCAAATTTTGCTTCTTTTACCAGCGGCTTAAGTGGTGGGACAACTGTTCAAGTACCTACTGGAGGATTTGGCCATTCTGCACAAACCGGAGGTGGGCAACAAGCTTTAGGTTCAGTTCTTGGTTCTTTTGGACAGTCGAGACAGCTAGGTGCGGGACTACCTGGGACTGGTATTGCTTCTACAGGTGGATTTGGTGGTTTTTCCGGCAATCAATCAGCTGGTGGTTTTGTTGGTAATCAGCCTACTGGTGGTTTTTCAAGTGCAGCAGCTGTAGGCGGCTTTGCGAGTCTAGCTTCTGCAGGTGGTGGCTTCTCTGGTATAGCTTCTGCTGGTAGTGGCTTCTCAGGTGTAGCATCTTCTGGTAGTGGCTTCTCAGGTGGAGGATTTAGTGGATTTGGTGACGTTCCTCCTACGGGTGGTGGTTTTGGAGGAGCTGCTTCTGGTACGTTTCCCTCAACAG GTGGTGGATTCGGAGGTTTTAACAACCAAGGAAGTGGTGGCTTTTCTTCTTTCAGTGGCAGTGGAGGTTCTGTGAGACCCCCGCCTAATCTTTTGACCCAGATGAGAAAGTAG
- the LOC141659025 gene encoding nuclear pore complex protein NUP214 isoform X2 — translation MAAIHKELRDEVEGKQIGSKNYQFSLIGEPISIDSNADSSIYDLEKPPSQPLALSERFGLLFIAHSTGFCVAKTRDVIEASKKSEGRASVQELSVVDVPIGKVSILALSADSLTLVVSVDGSAKLHFFSVSELLNKEQKPYFSCLVEDSSGIKDIRWTKRLDQEYLVLLENGKLYHGRGQDYLKNVADDVDAVEWSMRGDFLAVARNKVISILSSSFDEKLSISFSMKSSVGDPDVNSSMQVDCIRWVRPDCIILGCLKLGDDGTEEGYLIQAITSQEGEITNPSSPAVRLFNDAFLGYMVDAVPFASSPHMFLSYLDQCQLLIITNRKTVDQHIVLFDCSTDDKEVVMIEFLNDSWTPRIDFQGNGEDNIIIGLSIDNVSQDKQAKINFGEENEVLPCCVLVCLTVDGKLTFFHFASAIGNLAQQEANCTSSVENVPVPVPTELQLSEVLPKADEQKRGAEGTKESAADHKSVHANISQIISHDDYTSGKEKVEQVLDSQTINTQAKMTPFVDLNYNGKGQLSNLPEQVRNDVPDGFGVHGALPAQTGATAVQDTSFKSISSGPSISSSPAEGRTSMFSSSKFQMNQSNANSTTHVQPQKQLPSKDFVSSFNSTPHTNRPQGNVEFSPQSRSPQVPSREKFVLDSSSNPAATATSSRLPSSKGLGPGPNLSRQFLSVEEMTKELDVLFEHIEGLGGFGDASMSEQKNSVIALEKGIRTLSEKCGNWKGIMEKRLAKIQLILEKTVQALARKIYMEGIVKQATDSRYWDLWDHQKLSPELELKRRHLLELNQELTNQLIGLDKHFNSLELNQFSESAGSQMNPRTIQSKHGSSRYVNSLHSLQNTMSSQLAAADQLSKCLSKQMAVLSIESPSIKKQNVKRDLFETIGIPYNDASFISPGERKASNTSSKQDRLSLSSSVAAKEQSWRKDSTMLKSSEPETARRRRDSLDRNWSNFNPPKTTVKRMLLQENRQSLKTGRSSLVIDQQLFNRELERSAFVATEPSTSSSATISNSFKVTQNATTSRSPEIASTLFKTELQNASQPRTNLFPLLSQSTQNSGSGINKLFVNVSKSTMQSEIDLQQTPASSTRFSEKILPSPKKTNTVPNSSNNQLGLSGLASSNLKHEPVVTESLFSDKSSKNQSSAVLAFGSAPSFSYPGTMKSNPSQFPEASSSLMSYSTSGLHSVIDLSPPPPKPASPAVSSSTVSSGSLTINSNASVPKLPLHGSVASASISQPSENVLNSSVTPSLNFSYKTPSTELVKPSIETDKKSEMLNSTLNSGLQRGRSDLKLEPPVTSKPTSDISTSSQSGIQFSFSVSDSATKPNPEQPSPAAVQSSASLAGLATANDQKIDNSAGIYTQEDEMEEEAPEESTLGSLGGFGIGTIPTPAAKPNPFGGSFTITSSPPNPPFSMTVPGGELFKPASFSFPSQQPSQPTQSSNFASFTSGLSGGTTVQVPTGGFGHSAQTGGGQQALGSVLGSFGQSRQLGAGLPGTGIASTGGFGGFSGNQSAGGFVGNQPTGGFSSAAAVGGFASLASAGGGFSGIASAGSGFSGVASSGSGFSGGGFSGFGDVPPTGGGFGGAASGGGFGGFNNQGSGGFSSFSGSGGSVRPPPNLLTQMRK, via the exons ATGGCTGCAATCCACAAAGAATTGCGAGATGAAGTTGAAGGCAAACAAATTGGCTCCAAAAACTACCAGTTTTCCCTTATAGGTGAACCTATATCCATCGATTCCAATGCCGATTCCTCTATTTACGATCTCGAAAAGCCTCCGTCGCAGCCTCTGGCACTTTCGGAACGATTCGGACTCCTCTTTATCGCCCATTCCACCG GTTTTTGTGTTGCAAAGACACGAGACGTAATTGAGGCGTCGAAGAAGAGCGAAGGTAGAGCCTCGGTACAGGAGTTGAGTGTGGTGGATGTGCCAATCGGGAAGGTTTCGATACTGGCGTTGTCTGCTGACTCGTTGACACTTGTTGTTTCGGTTGATGGTTCTGCTAAGCTTCATTTCTTCTCGGTTTCTGAGCTGCTTAATAAG GAGCAGAAGCCTTATTTCTCCTGCTTGGTTGAAGACTCTAGTGGAATCAAGGACATAAGATGGACCAAGCGTCTGGACCAAGAATATCTTGTTCTTTTAGAAAATGGGAAGTTATATCATGGGCGTGGTCAAGATTATCTTAAGAATGTTGCAGACGATGTTGATGCCG TTGAATGGAGTATGAGAGGTGATTTTCTTGCTGTGGCAAGAAACAAAGTTATTAGCATTCTATCTTCAAGTTTTGATGAAAAATTGAGCATTTCTTTCTCAATGAAATCATCTGTGGGAGATCCTGATGTTAACAGCAGCATGCAAG TTGATTGCATCAGGTGGGTTCGTCCAGATTGCATTATTTTAGGGTGCTTAAAGTTAGGTGACGATGGTACCGAGGAGGGTTACCTTATCCAAGCTATCACAAGCCAGGAGGGAGAAATCACTAAT CCCTCCTCTCCGGCTGTAAGACTGTTTAATGATGCGTTTCTCGGTTATATGGTTGATGCTGTGCCCTTTGCTAGTAGTCCACATATGTTCCTGAGTTATCTAGACCAATG TCAGCTTTTAATTATTACCAATAGAAAAACTGTCGATCAGCACATTGTGCTATTTGATTGCTCGACAGATGACAAGGAAGTTGTGATGATTGAATTTCTTAATGATTCGTGGACACCAAGGATTGATTTTCAAG GTAATGGCGAAGATAATATAATTATTGGCCTCTCGATAGATAATGTATCCCAAGATAAACAGGCTAAGATCAATTTTGGAGAAGAAAATGAAGTTCTCCCTTGCTGTGTACTTGTGTGCCTTACTGTTGATGGAAAGCTTACCTTTTTCCATTTTGCAAG TGCAATAGGCAATTTAGCCCAACAGGAAGCTAACTGTACAAGCTCAGTCGAGAATGTTCCTGTACCAGTACCCACAGAACTTCAACTGTCTGAGGTTCTGCCAAAAGCTGATGAACAAAAGAGGGGGGCTGAGGGAACCAAAGAATCTGCTGCGGATCACAAGTCTGTACATGCCAACATTTCTCAAATTATATCTCATGATGATTATACTAGTGGAAAAGAGAAAGTCGAGCAAGTTCTGGATTCACAGACCATTAACACACAAGCAAAAATGACTCCTTTTGTAGATTTAAATTATAATGGAAAGGGCCAGCTATCAAATTTACCTGAACAAG TTCGCAACGATGTGCCAGATGGTTTCGGGGTTCACGGAGCATTACCAGCACAGACAGGAGCAACTGCTGTACAGGACACATCATTTAAGTCAATTTCAAGTGGACCATCCATTTCATCTAGTCCTGCTGAGGGAAGGACGTCAATGTTTTCTTCTAGTAAATTTCAAATGAATCAATCGAATGCCAATAGTACTACACATGTTCAACCCCAAAAACAATTGCCTTCTAAAGATTTTGTTAGCTCTTTTAATTCCACTCCTCATACGAACAGACCTCAAGGGAATGTAGAGTTTTCACCGCAATCACGTAGCCCACAAGTTCCATCCAGAGAAAAGTTTGTGTTGGATAGTTCTTCCAACCCGGCTGCTACCGCTACAAGTTCCCGATTACCATCTTCAAAGGGGCTGGGTCCTGGACCAAACTTGTCGAGACAATTCCTCAGT GTTGAAGAGATGACCAAAGAATTGGATGTCCTTTTTGAACACATAGAAGGACTTGGTGGCTTTGGTGATGCCTCCATGTCTGAGCAAAAAAACTCAGTTATTGCACTGGAAAAAGGGATTCGGACTTTGTCCGAAAAATGCGGAAATTGGAAG GGTATCATGGAGAAGAGACTTGCTAAGATCCAACTCATTCTTGAAAAGACTGTTCAAG CTTTAGCGAGGAAGATATACATGGAAGGCATTGTCAAGCAGGCGACGGATAGCCGATATTGGGATCTGTGGGATCATCAAAAGTTGAGTCCCGAACTAGAGTTAAAGCGGCGGCACTTATTAGAACTAAACCAG GAGTTAACCAATCAGCTTATTGGTCTGGATAAACATTTTAACTCTCTTGAGCTCAATCAATTTTCCGAAAGTGCTGGTTCTCAAATGAATCCTAGAACTATTCAAAGCAAGCATGGGTCATCAAG ATATGTAAACTCCTTGCATAGTTTACAAAATACAATGAGCTCACAACTAGCAGCTGCTGATCAACTTTCTAAATGTCTCTCTAAGCAAATGGCTGTCCTGAGCATCGAGTCACCCTCCATCAAAAAACAAAATGTGAAAAGAGATTTATTTGAAACAATAGGCATCCCATATAATGATGCCTCTTTCATTTCTCCGGGTGAAAGAAAAGCTTCAAATACCTCTTCAAAACAGGACCGCCTGAGTTTGTCAAGTTCTGTCGCTGCTAAAGAACAATCCTGGAGAAAAGATTCAACCATGCTAAAAAGTTCTGAACCAGAAACTGCAAGGAGACGCAGAGATTCGTTGGACAGG AACTGGTCTAATTTTAACCCTCCAAAAACAACTGTAAAAAGAATGCTTCTGCAAGAAAATCGCCAGAGTCTGAAAACTGGCAGGTCATCCCTTGTGATTGACCAGCAACTCTTTAATCGTGAATTGGAGAGATCAGCATTTGTTGCTACAGAACCATCTACCAGCAGCTCAGCTACCATTTCAAATTCATTCAAAG TTACACAAAATGCAACTACATCAAGGTCTCCGGAGATTGCGTCGACATTGTTTAAAACTGAACTACAAAATGCTTCACAACCTAGGACAAATTTATTCCCCTTGCTATCACAGTCGACTCAAAATTCGGGGAGTGGGATTAATAAACTTTTTGTTAATGTTTCCAAGTCGACAATGCAATCTGAAATTGACCTTCAGCAAACACCTGCAAGTTCCACTAGGTTTTCTGAAAAAATTCTCCCATCCCCGAAGAAAACAAACACAGTTCCAAATTCAAGTAACAACCAGCTTGGGCTATCTGGACTTGCGAGTAGTAACTTAAAGCATGAACCTGTAGTCACCGAAAGTTTGTTCTCTGATAAAAGTAGCAAAAATCAGTCCTCTGCTGTGCTAGCCTTTGGTTCAGCGCCCAGTTTTTCCTACCCTGGGACCATGAAAAGCAATCCCAGTCAATTTCCGGAAGCCTCATCGTCATTGATGTCGTATTCAACTTCCGGATTACACTCAGTGATTGACTTGTCACCGCCCCCTCCAAAACCAGCTTCCCCAGCTGTCTCATCTTCCACTGTATCATCAGGTAGCTTGACAATTAATTCTAATGCCAGTGTTCCAAAACTACCCCTGCATGGATCAGTAGCTTCTGCTTCGATTTCTCAGCCATCGGAAAATGTACTAAATTCATCTGTCACGCCTTCTTTAAATTTCTCATACAAGACTCCCAGCACTGAATTAGTCAAGCCAAGCATCGAAACAGATAAGAAGTCTGAAATGCTGAATTCAACTTTAAATTCTGGATTACAAAGAGGTAGATCTGACCTAAAACTTGAACCTCCTGTAACATCAAAGCCTACAAGTGACATATCAACCTCTTCACAGTCTGGAATTCAATTCAGTTTCAGTGTTTCAGATTCAGCCACAAAACCTAATCCAGAACAACCGTCTCCTGCTGCTGTCCAATCTTCAGCTTCTCTTGCAGGTCTTGCAACTGCAAATGATCAGAAAATTGATAATTCAGCTGGAATATATACACAAGAGGATGAAATGGAAGAGGAAGCTCCTGAAGAAAGTACATTAGGTAGTCTTGGTGGGTTTGGAATTGGAACTATTCCTACTCCTGCTGCTAAACCAAATCCATTTGGTGGTTCTTTTACTATCACTAGTAGTCCACCAAACCCTCCATTTTCGATGACAGTTCCTGGTGGTGAGCTGTTTAAACCGGCATCTTTTAGCTTTCCATCTCAGCAGCCCTCTCAACCAACTCAGTCTTCAAATTTTGCTTCTTTTACCAGCGGCTTAAGTGGTGGGACAACTGTTCAAGTACCTACTGGAGGATTTGGCCATTCTGCACAAACCGGAGGTGGGCAACAAGCTTTAGGTTCAGTTCTTGGTTCTTTTGGACAGTCGAGACAGCTAGGTGCGGGACTACCTGGGACTGGTATTGCTTCTACAGGTGGATTTGGTGGTTTTTCCGGCAATCAATCAGCTGGTGGTTTTGTTGGTAATCAGCCTACTGGTGGTTTTTCAAGTGCAGCAGCTGTAGGCGGCTTTGCGAGTCTAGCTTCTGCAGGTGGTGGCTTCTCTGGTATAGCTTCTGCTGGTAGTGGCTTCTCAGGTGTAGCATCTTCTGGTAGTGGCTTCTCAGGTGGAGGATTTAGTGGATTTGGTGACGTTCCTCCTACGGGTGGTGGTTTTGGAGGAGCTGCTTCTG GTGGTGGATTCGGAGGTTTTAACAACCAAGGAAGTGGTGGCTTTTCTTCTTTCAGTGGCAGTGGAGGTTCTGTGAGACCCCCGCCTAATCTTTTGACCCAGATGAGAAAGTAG